From the genome of Bos indicus x Bos taurus breed Angus x Brahman F1 hybrid chromosome 19, Bos_hybrid_MaternalHap_v2.0, whole genome shotgun sequence:
CTTTGCCAGCACACGAGCTTGGAAAGTGTAGTTTCGGGGCAGCCTgggattcttttccctttatcaCCACGAGTATGGAAAATGAAACAGATGGGTTAATaccaacttgattttttttaatgtccttttaaATCAACCTAAGTGTACAGATAGATCCCTTTTGCAAATATCTTGTTTGCCCTTGATCTTTTCTTATCCCCACCCAGTGCTGATCCAGCAAACGTTTAAAGGTCGACCTTATCATACATGCCTCTTCGGCTGTTCTCTTTTCGTGAGAGAGGGAGTTGTTTTTGAAAATCAGAATAAAACTCAGAACCCCTACCCTTTAAACAGAATAATCAGAAGAGTTTGAAGTTAGTTGTTTCTTTTGTTAACAAGAAGTATTTTCAGATTtagaaaaatacacattaaatagTATAGAGAAAAGGTTGTATCATgtactttcaaaattttccttaCGTCTCACATTTTGGGATTGTTTGATAATAAAGCAGATTTAGGCAGTATATGTCCAAAATTAACTGAAATACAGAATTCATTTCTAAGCTAGTGAATAGGAGTATGACCAACGTTTAAAACAAGCATATACAGGTAAATAGACAGATGTGCTTAGTATggtttccaataaatattcttttgagaactgcaagaagaaaaagaaggaatatgCTGTATATTCTGAAAGTGTTTTTCCTCTTAGAATTCTATTCAGAAACAAAGTAAATAATAGGGTTTTGTTTTGCACATTTTAAACTGTAGATCTTGTTTTCCCGAGATTTTGGTCTTCAGTAGACAATTTTCTGTTGGTAAGTGTGGATTAGATTTTTCAGACTTTCTAGCTTATTAGactttttcaaaactgaaattaCTTTGGGGGTAAAAAAAGGTTGTGGAACTTAACGTTTATCTTACATggacatgttttcttttgttttctatgttttctttaagGAACAAGACTGCTTGAGGTGAAGGATATCTACTAATACCAGCACTTTGaatgaaaatttgtttttctgccaCAAACtgaacttttttgtgtgtgtctaggGGGGAATTGAAACAAACCTAATTTTGTGGCATAGCAGCTATGCAGCTTGAAATCCAAGTAGcactaaattttattatttcatatctgTATAATAAGCTTCCCAGAAGACGTGTCAACATTTTTGGTGAAGAGCTTGAAAGACTTCTTAAGAAGAAATATGAAGGGCACTGGTATCCTGAAAAGCCATACAAAGGATCAGGGTTTAGATGTATACACGTAGGGGAGAAAGTGGACCCAGTGATTGAACAAGCATCCAAAGAGAGCGGTTTGGACATTGATGATGTGCGTGGCAATCTGCCACAGGATCTTAGTGTTTGGATCGACCCGTTTGAGGTTTCCTACCAAATTGGTGAAAAGGGACCAGTGAAGGTGCTTTATGTGgatgataataatgaaaatggaTGCGAGTTGGATAAGGAGATCAAAAACAGCTTTAACCCAGAGGCCCAGGTTTTTATGCCCGTAAGTGACCCAGCCTCATCAGTGTCCAGCTCTCCATCGCCTCCCTTTGGTCACTCTGCTGCCGTAAGCCCTACCTTCATGCCCCGGTCCACTCAGCCTTTAACCTTCACCACTGCCACTTTCGCTGCCACCAAGTTTGGCTCTACCAAAATGAAGAATAGTGGCCGCAGCAACAAGGTTGCACGTACTTCTCCTATTAACCTCGGCTTGAATGTGAATGACCTCTTGAAGCAGAAAGCCATCTCTTCCTCAATGCACTCTCTGTATGGGCTTGGCCTGGGTAaccagcagcagccgcagcaacagcagcagccatctcagccaccaccaccgccgcagcagcagcaacagcagaaaacCTCTGCTCTTTCTCCTAATGCCaaggaatttatttttcctaatatgCAGGGTCAAGGTAGTACCAATGGAATGTTCCCAGGTGACAGCCCCCTTAACCTCAGTCCTCTCCAGTACAGTAATGCCTTTGATGTATTTGCGGCCTATGGAGGCCTCAACGAGAAGTCTTTTGTAGATGGCTTGAATTTTAGCTTAAATAACATGCAGTATTCTAACCAGCAATTCCAGCCTGTTATGgctaactaaaaaaagaaaaaaatgtacaagtTAAAATGGTTGGGCCCAAGGGGGATTTTTTTAATAACctccttgagtttttttttttttttttttttaaagcttatagtAAGGATACATTCAAGCTtggttacaaaaataaaacatgcatcATTTTTCATTGCCAACCAAGCACAAAGTTATTTTATACTGactgtatattttaaagtatactcTCAGATATGGCCTCTTACAGTATTTAAGATATAGCAAGGacatggctgatttttttttttataaaaaattggCACTAATAAGTGGGTTTATTGGTCTTTTCTAATTGTATAATTTAATTTAGTACAAAGTTTGTAAAATATCAGAGGATATATATATTGTTTCTACGACATGGTATTGCATTTATATCTTTTTACTACAGTGATCTGTGACAGCAGCttcatgttgtattttttttactgaaattgTAAAATATCCATCTCAAAGACATCACCTATTCTAAAAATTGTGTACAGGATACTCCTTTAGTGGTGGAATTAAAATGTACGAatatttgctttttcaaaaaaaagtattttctgttaaaggtttaaaaatttttgctatatattatggaagaaaatgtaatcgtaaatattaattttgtacctatattgtGCAATACTTGAAAAAATGGTATAAAAGTATTTTGAGTCAGTGTCTTACATGTTAAGAGGGACTGAAATAGTTTATATTAAGTTTgtattaaaattctttaaaattaaaaacatttattgtggtctttgtttttaagtctttGCCAAAGATCTAATTCTGGAATTATGTTGTAAATGCTGATACAGCagaaagatctgactcattgaaTCACAAAGTTATAATGGAAAGCAGTTGCTCTACTAGGGCACAGATAGT
Proteins encoded in this window:
- the TOB1 gene encoding protein Tob1, with amino-acid sequence MQLEIQVALNFIISYLYNKLPRRRVNIFGEELERLLKKKYEGHWYPEKPYKGSGFRCIHVGEKVDPVIEQASKESGLDIDDVRGNLPQDLSVWIDPFEVSYQIGEKGPVKVLYVDDNNENGCELDKEIKNSFNPEAQVFMPVSDPASSVSSSPSPPFGHSAAVSPTFMPRSTQPLTFTTATFAATKFGSTKMKNSGRSNKVARTSPINLGLNVNDLLKQKAISSSMHSLYGLGLGNQQQPQQQQQPSQPPPPPQQQQQQKTSALSPNAKEFIFPNMQGQGSTNGMFPGDSPLNLSPLQYSNAFDVFAAYGGLNEKSFVDGLNFSLNNMQYSNQQFQPVMAN